A genomic region of Gemmatimonadaceae bacterium contains the following coding sequences:
- a CDS encoding extracellular solute-binding protein — MANIVAVLLVGQLIAGCGRKADAPASPPGPAPLAVRLDYLQHLGLDAVVNGRPVRVVALYAEAPDYRPTASPQRDGYEGIASVDDVARAAIVYLRSYEMTGDTSARDEALALLAFVSAMEQGDGEFLNFIHADGRPNREAPSSRKSMSYWGARSLWALAEAVRVLGPNHARLTDLRPILDRAVARMSREVNAGRLLGGSATATAEALLGLLALQRAEPSPRLAALAARTAALLVPLSAGNAQTPPWGARVDGPGAAWHAWGSRSTVALAEAGLVLNRPELIAAARHEADALWSRFLLAGQPASEILPDGATKWFPQIAYGVGPIVEGYLALAEATADRRYAIFAGLTAGWFLGANVAGVSMYDETTGRTFDGIDGASPESVNRNAGAESNIEAVLALQAVTSNPDAAEYLRYRAVGAPAASLAGIPDRREFADPHGGRIVLSRRESGLDVAKTSGTADPITLTYWPAANPPEVRLATRLVAQWNAENPDVQVRVQPLPAGRSTEEVLLAAIVAKATPDVSSNVSSALLARLVRAGGVVRLDDRVATAARLRERTTDAMLGTLRLPDGGIYAFPWKTNPEMLMYNVDLLAAAGVAPPQTHSELLDAWRRLARDTDGDGRLDRWGQWANLKTTWFERFYDFYPLYLASAGGRTLVADGKITFDNAAAVAALELLRRGFAEGVLPRSNFSEGRDPFADGTVAMKIIGPWFVRELNELKVRGLRYDVTPVPAADGTSPRDRYAFADLRNIAVFSTTRHPDAAARFVAFLTSPAADRLLIEQASQLPYRRRLASDPRFAASLRQWPTLATFASYVERARDIDLDPDIVEIFDLLSEAYEESAVYGKVPVRQALARAAAEARNILNAR, encoded by the coding sequence GTGGCCAACATCGTGGCAGTACTGTTGGTCGGTCAGCTCATAGCCGGTTGCGGTCGCAAGGCGGACGCCCCCGCCTCCCCTCCGGGTCCCGCGCCGCTGGCCGTCCGTCTGGATTATCTCCAGCACCTCGGGCTCGATGCGGTAGTGAACGGTCGGCCCGTGAGGGTCGTGGCGCTGTACGCTGAAGCCCCCGACTACCGCCCCACGGCATCCCCGCAGCGGGACGGATACGAGGGAATCGCGAGCGTCGACGACGTCGCGCGCGCAGCGATCGTATATCTCCGCTCCTATGAGATGACGGGCGATACTAGCGCGCGCGACGAGGCGCTGGCACTGCTCGCGTTCGTTTCGGCAATGGAGCAGGGCGACGGCGAATTTCTCAACTTCATACACGCAGACGGCCGTCCGAACCGGGAGGCGCCGAGCAGCAGAAAGAGCATGTCGTACTGGGGAGCGCGCAGTCTCTGGGCGCTCGCGGAGGCGGTACGCGTGTTGGGTCCCAACCACGCGCGATTGACAGACCTGCGCCCGATCCTGGACCGCGCGGTGGCGCGAATGAGCCGCGAGGTGAATGCCGGACGGCTGCTCGGCGGATCGGCTACCGCAACCGCCGAAGCGTTGCTGGGACTGCTGGCACTGCAGCGCGCGGAGCCATCGCCGCGCCTTGCCGCGCTCGCCGCGCGCACCGCTGCCCTGCTGGTGCCGCTGTCCGCTGGGAATGCGCAGACTCCACCATGGGGCGCGCGGGTAGATGGTCCGGGTGCCGCGTGGCACGCGTGGGGGTCGCGATCCACCGTAGCATTGGCGGAAGCCGGTCTCGTGTTGAACCGTCCCGAGCTCATCGCAGCGGCCAGGCATGAAGCTGACGCACTTTGGTCGAGATTCCTGCTGGCAGGACAGCCGGCGTCGGAGATCTTGCCCGACGGCGCGACGAAATGGTTTCCACAGATCGCGTACGGCGTAGGCCCTATCGTCGAGGGCTATCTGGCATTGGCGGAGGCGACCGCCGACCGCCGGTACGCGATATTCGCGGGGCTCACGGCCGGTTGGTTTCTCGGCGCCAACGTGGCAGGCGTCAGCATGTATGACGAGACCACAGGCCGCACGTTCGATGGAATTGACGGCGCTTCGCCGGAGAGTGTGAATCGAAATGCCGGCGCCGAGTCCAACATCGAGGCCGTACTGGCGCTGCAAGCCGTCACCAGCAATCCCGACGCAGCTGAGTACCTGCGCTATCGGGCGGTCGGCGCGCCGGCCGCTTCGCTGGCGGGAATCCCGGACCGGCGGGAGTTCGCAGATCCGCACGGCGGCCGCATCGTGCTATCTCGGAGAGAGTCCGGCCTCGACGTGGCCAAGACGTCCGGGACGGCGGATCCGATCACGCTGACCTACTGGCCGGCGGCCAATCCTCCGGAGGTCAGACTTGCGACGCGGCTGGTTGCGCAGTGGAACGCCGAGAATCCCGACGTACAAGTGCGCGTGCAGCCACTGCCCGCCGGCCGCTCGACGGAAGAAGTGCTGCTCGCCGCGATCGTGGCGAAGGCGACGCCGGACGTCAGCTCGAATGTCTCATCGGCGCTGCTGGCGCGGCTGGTTCGTGCCGGAGGCGTGGTGCGGCTGGACGACCGGGTCGCCACGGCCGCGCGCCTGCGGGAGCGAACGACAGACGCGATGCTCGGCACGCTCCGGCTTCCGGATGGTGGAATCTACGCGTTCCCCTGGAAGACGAATCCTGAAATGCTGATGTACAACGTCGACCTGCTCGCGGCCGCGGGGGTCGCCCCGCCGCAGACGCATAGCGAGCTCTTGGATGCATGGCGCCGGCTGGCCCGCGATACCGATGGTGATGGTCGGCTCGACCGCTGGGGGCAGTGGGCGAATCTGAAAACGACCTGGTTCGAGCGTTTTTATGATTTCTACCCGCTGTATCTTGCCAGCGCGGGCGGCCGGACTCTCGTTGCCGACGGCAAGATCACGTTCGACAATGCAGCGGCGGTCGCAGCGTTGGAGCTGTTACGCCGCGGGTTCGCGGAAGGCGTGCTGCCTCGCTCCAATTTCTCGGAGGGCCGCGATCCCTTTGCCGACGGTACCGTCGCGATGAAGATCATCGGTCCGTGGTTCGTGCGGGAGCTGAACGAGCTCAAGGTCCGCGGCCTCCGGTACGACGTGACGCCGGTGCCGGCCGCGGACGGAACCAGTCCCCGGGATCGCTATGCGTTCGCCGACCTGCGGAACATTGCAGTTTTCTCGACGACGCGCCACCCCGACGCGGCCGCGCGGTTCGTCGCGTTTCTCACGTCTCCGGCAGCGGATCGCCTGCTGATCGAGCAGGCGAGCCAATTGCCGTACCGGCGCAGACTCGCCTCGGATCCACGATTCGCGGCGTCGCTGCGGCAGTGGCCCACGCTGGCGACGTTCGCGAGCTACGTCGAGCGGGCGCGCGACATCGACCTCGATCCCGATATCGTCGAGATCTTCGACCTTCTCTCGGAAGCGTACGAGGAGTCCGCGGTCTACGGGAAGGTGCCGGTCCGGCAAGCCCTGGCGAGAGCCGCGGCGGAAGCGAGGAATATTCTGAATGCGCGGTGA
- a CDS encoding sugar ABC transporter permease encodes MRGERRAGSLLATPYALFLLAFAAYPILLALALVFMQWDLVTAPSFAGLDNIRLLAGDGRFWRAVANTFVFLAIHVPLQIATALALALALNRPLAFRSFWRATFFLPVVISGAVVAILWSSLYATDVGLINRLLVQIGLSPVPWLTDPATAMPSIAVMVTWKNVGFYVIIYLAGLQYIPRSCHEAIEIEGASAWQRFRHLTLPMLLPQTILVVTLSTINGFQLFIEPYVMTGGGPLRRTYSIVLYLYTNAFSYQKMGYAATIGVALALIIGAVVLIQRRIMGEAQAL; translated from the coding sequence ATGCGCGGTGAACGACGGGCGGGGTCGCTGCTGGCGACGCCGTACGCGCTGTTTCTGCTCGCGTTCGCCGCGTACCCGATTCTGCTGGCGCTGGCGCTCGTTTTCATGCAGTGGGACCTCGTGACGGCTCCTTCGTTCGCCGGGCTCGACAACATCCGACTGCTCGCCGGTGACGGACGCTTTTGGCGCGCAGTCGCCAACACGTTCGTGTTTCTCGCGATTCATGTTCCGCTTCAAATCGCAACCGCCCTGGCGCTTGCCCTCGCTCTCAACCGCCCGCTCGCGTTCCGTTCCTTCTGGCGGGCCACATTCTTCCTCCCCGTCGTCATATCCGGCGCCGTGGTCGCGATCCTTTGGAGTAGTCTCTACGCCACCGACGTCGGGCTGATCAACCGCCTGCTCGTGCAAATCGGGCTGTCGCCCGTGCCGTGGCTCACGGATCCGGCGACGGCCATGCCATCGATCGCAGTGATGGTGACATGGAAGAACGTCGGCTTCTACGTGATCATCTACCTGGCGGGGCTGCAATACATCCCGCGCAGCTGCCACGAGGCGATCGAGATCGAGGGCGCGTCCGCGTGGCAGCGATTCCGGCACCTGACTTTGCCGATGCTGTTGCCGCAGACGATCCTCGTCGTAACGCTCTCGACCATCAACGGCTTCCAGCTGTTCATCGAGCCGTATGTCATGACCGGCGGCGGCCCGCTCCGGCGCACGTACTCGATCGTGCTCTACCTGTACACCAACGCCTTCTCCTATCAGAAGATGGGGTACGCGGCGACAATCGGCGTAGCGCTGGCGCTGATTATCGGCGCGGTGGTCCTCATTCAGCGCCGGATCATGGGCGAGGCACAGGCGCTGTGA
- a CDS encoding carbohydrate ABC transporter permease, whose translation MRTLGRIALYAGLTLAAITFIYPFLWMASTTLKPPFEVGTLALIPDDVTLDNYRTMWARAPFGRALLNSIFVAGTITASVLVLGSMTAYAMARLNFRGRAALNAITIAVLLVPGQLTLIPLYTLMVQLGWIDTYAALIVPYLFNATAILMLRQFFLQIPGSLIDAARMDGMGELRILFTVFWPLSKPVLSIVAIFTFMGSWNEVLWPLLVVREESLMTLPQLLTVFTLGGGAGSIGVSLAASMILVVPVVVAYLFLQRNFIDSMATSGIKG comes from the coding sequence GTGAGGACGCTCGGACGGATCGCGCTGTATGCGGGATTGACGCTCGCCGCAATCACGTTCATCTACCCGTTTCTGTGGATGGCCTCCACCACGCTCAAGCCGCCGTTCGAGGTCGGTACGCTGGCGCTCATCCCGGACGACGTCACGCTCGACAACTACCGCACGATGTGGGCACGCGCGCCGTTCGGCCGTGCGCTGCTGAACAGCATCTTCGTCGCCGGAACGATCACCGCTTCCGTGCTCGTGCTCGGCTCGATGACCGCCTACGCAATGGCGCGGCTCAACTTCCGCGGACGAGCCGCCCTCAATGCCATCACGATCGCGGTGCTGCTCGTTCCCGGACAGCTGACTCTGATTCCCCTGTACACCTTGATGGTGCAGCTCGGTTGGATCGACACGTACGCCGCGCTCATCGTGCCGTACCTGTTCAACGCAACCGCCATTCTGATGCTGCGGCAGTTCTTCCTGCAGATTCCCGGCTCGCTCATCGACGCCGCGCGGATGGACGGCATGGGTGAGCTTCGCATCCTCTTCACGGTCTTCTGGCCGCTCTCCAAGCCGGTCCTGTCCATCGTGGCGATCTTCACCTTCATGGGATCGTGGAACGAGGTGCTCTGGCCGCTGCTGGTCGTCCGTGAGGAGAGCCTGATGACGCTGCCGCAGCTGCTGACCGTGTTTACGCTTGGCGGCGGCGCGGGATCAATCGGAGTGTCCCTCGCCGCGTCCATGATCCTGGTCGTCCCCGTGGTGGTGGCATACCTGTTTCTGCAGCGGAACTTCATCGACAGCATGGCGACATCGGGGATCAAGGGATAA
- the ugpC gene encoding sn-glycerol-3-phosphate ABC transporter ATP-binding protein UgpC produces MASVSFERVSKRFGDVTVVEEFNLEVADGELVVLVGGSGSGKTTILRMLAGLEGVTSGRIRIDQRDVTALPPRQRDVAMVFQDYGLYPHMTVGENLSLGLRLRKTPREEIGRRVEWAAGILGLAQLLDRKPKQLSGGQRQRVAMGRAMVREPLVFLFDEPLSNLDAGLRAQMRIEIGALQRRLRTTTLYVTHDQVEAMTLGDRIVVLANGRIQQVGTPIELYLTPVNRFVAGFIGTPPMNFVEGGVEREDGGRLVFNAGGVRLPLRERVARPGSAEPVTLGIRPEDLRVDFTTDGSVDADGTVAGRVVLVERLGGTSHVHIDAGSHRLLAAVSSNPLADVGDSVTVRVPAERVHLFGADGRALH; encoded by the coding sequence ATGGCGTCCGTTTCCTTCGAGCGCGTGTCCAAGCGGTTCGGCGATGTAACCGTCGTCGAGGAGTTCAACCTCGAGGTGGCCGACGGAGAGCTGGTGGTGCTGGTCGGAGGCTCCGGGTCCGGCAAGACGACCATCCTCCGGATGCTCGCTGGACTCGAAGGAGTGACCTCGGGCAGGATTCGCATCGACCAGCGTGACGTGACCGCGCTGCCTCCGCGACAGCGGGACGTGGCGATGGTGTTTCAGGATTACGGGCTGTACCCGCACATGACCGTGGGCGAGAATCTCTCGCTTGGACTCCGTCTCAGAAAAACCCCGCGGGAGGAGATCGGCCGGCGTGTCGAGTGGGCCGCCGGCATATTGGGACTCGCGCAGCTCCTCGATCGCAAGCCGAAGCAGCTCTCCGGCGGGCAGCGACAACGAGTCGCCATGGGACGCGCCATGGTTCGCGAGCCATTGGTGTTTCTGTTCGACGAGCCGCTGTCCAATCTCGATGCGGGACTCCGTGCGCAAATGCGGATCGAGATCGGCGCGCTGCAACGTCGGCTCCGAACCACAACGCTGTACGTGACGCACGACCAGGTGGAAGCGATGACGCTGGGCGACCGCATTGTCGTGCTCGCCAACGGACGCATTCAGCAGGTCGGCACGCCGATCGAGCTTTACCTCACTCCGGTGAACCGGTTCGTCGCCGGCTTTATTGGCACGCCGCCGATGAACTTCGTCGAGGGAGGAGTCGAGCGGGAAGACGGCGGACGGCTCGTGTTCAACGCCGGGGGCGTCCGCCTGCCGCTTCGAGAAAGAGTCGCGCGACCCGGCTCGGCAGAACCTGTGACGCTAGGCATACGGCCGGAGGATCTGCGAGTGGATTTCACCACGGATGGATCAGTTGATGCCGACGGCACTGTCGCCGGGCGGGTCGTCCTCGTCGAACGGCTCGGTGGCACCAGCCACGTTCACATTGACGCTGGATCGCACCGTCTGCTCGCGGCTGTCTCGAGCAACCCGCTGGCGGACGTCGGCGACAGCGTTACGGTCCGAGTGCCGGCGGAGCGGGTCCACCTGTTCGGCGCGGACGGCCGGGCTCTGCACTGA